Proteins encoded in a region of the Elizabethkingia bruuniana genome:
- a CDS encoding LytR/AlgR family response regulator transcription factor, with protein MTNNYTLPKMKCLIIDDEPLARFHLKDMADQIDFLEVIATCATALEANTKIQENQIDLIFLDINMPYLTGLEFLEQLENPPLCILTTAYSEYALEGYRLQVVDYLLKPITFNRFYQAVNKAQQQFIMAEKMKKNVQLEDPFLYVRQGDTFIKVSWVDILYIESMQNYTKLHFKEKSIVIHQTMKAIEESLSAEHFFRIHKSFLINITHIEMISGGRLYINKIELPISRTRKEELLNQVVYKKLISK; from the coding sequence ATGACCAATAATTATACTCTGCCCAAAATGAAATGCCTGATTATAGATGATGAACCATTAGCGAGATTCCATCTTAAAGATATGGCAGATCAAATCGATTTTCTAGAAGTTATTGCTACCTGTGCAACAGCATTGGAAGCAAATACTAAAATACAGGAAAACCAGATTGACCTTATTTTTCTGGATATTAATATGCCTTATTTAACGGGGCTTGAATTTTTAGAGCAATTGGAAAATCCACCATTATGTATTCTTACAACAGCGTATTCAGAATATGCGCTGGAGGGCTATAGATTGCAAGTAGTCGATTATCTTCTGAAGCCTATAACTTTTAATCGTTTTTATCAGGCTGTAAATAAAGCTCAACAGCAATTTATTATGGCTGAGAAAATGAAAAAAAATGTCCAGCTGGAAGATCCTTTTTTATATGTACGCCAAGGAGATACTTTTATAAAAGTTTCCTGGGTAGACATCCTATATATTGAGAGTATGCAGAACTATACTAAGCTTCATTTTAAAGAGAAATCTATTGTGATTCATCAGACAATGAAAGCTATTGAAGAATCGCTTTCCGCAGAACATTTTTTCAGAATTCATAAATCGTTTTTAATTAATATTACTCATATAGAAATGATTTCCGGAGGACGCTTATATATTAATAAAATTGAGCTTCCTATATCCAGAACCCGTAAAGAAGAATTACTTAACCAGGTTGTCTATAAAAAGCTCATTAGTAAATAA
- a CDS encoding sensor histidine kinase — protein sequence MKWFLIQSILIIFSLSILFSLIFTYIRVDRSTPLPPNFSEQIPFLWKGFYLSISASFLINGTACGIKFYQEHGKIERDHILLQQAHLENQLKLLQDQINPHVMFNILNHIHILMKSNTELASFLLLKFSDILRYQLYHCNQNLVVLDGDIQYLQDLVEVEKLRWGNELDVKAEWQIENKKALIVPLLLVPFIENAFKYVCRLPGQTGYINISCTEKEGLLSFYVENSYSDLVVSRKKDGAHGIGLQNVKKRLKLQYPGTHDLKIESEGNVYKVSLKLKLSNENDQ from the coding sequence ATGAAATGGTTTCTAATTCAGTCCATCCTGATCATTTTTTCACTCAGCATCCTGTTTTCATTAATTTTCACTTACATTCGTGTTGACAGAAGCACTCCTTTACCTCCAAATTTTTCAGAGCAAATTCCATTTCTCTGGAAAGGTTTTTATTTGTCTATTTCTGCCTCTTTTCTTATAAATGGTACAGCATGTGGAATAAAATTTTATCAGGAACACGGAAAAATAGAACGGGATCATATCCTTCTTCAACAGGCACATCTGGAAAATCAGTTAAAGTTATTACAGGATCAGATCAATCCACATGTAATGTTTAACATTCTGAACCATATTCATATTCTTATGAAAAGCAATACTGAATTAGCCTCATTTCTTTTATTAAAATTTTCAGATATACTTCGATACCAACTCTATCATTGTAATCAAAATCTGGTCGTATTAGACGGGGATATCCAGTATCTACAGGATTTAGTGGAAGTAGAGAAACTAAGATGGGGAAACGAATTGGATGTAAAAGCAGAATGGCAGATTGAAAATAAAAAAGCACTTATTGTACCACTTCTTCTTGTTCCGTTTATAGAAAATGCTTTTAAGTATGTGTGCCGACTTCCGGGACAGACTGGCTATATAAACATTTCCTGCACAGAAAAAGAAGGTTTGCTTTCCTTTTATGTAGAAAATTCTTATTCGGATTTAGTGGTAAGCAGAAAGAAAGACGGAGCTCACGGAATTGGATTGCAAAATGTAAAAAAGCGATTAAAACTTCAGTATCCGGGTACTCATGACCTTAAAATTGAATCAGAAGGAAACGTCTATAAAGTATCCTTAAAACTAAAATTATCCAACGAAAATGACCAATAA
- a CDS encoding DUF6268 family outer membrane beta-barrel protein: MRKGLLITFYCMTHFFYWANAQSGISGELKTEYIPYSNYIRPEDSTKTNSKSNFRRIQMNLSIPLSVKKTEDGKVKAWSLLVSGSYAKLSHKDYATQLFPDQMLNAQIGLQHIRPLGGKWSMMIMGTVGVYTDLENVDKSDILGQGGVVFIKQFNPNLAFGFGPGITTAFGVPMIMPFIYLDWKTGTKFKVSVKFPEEATVGYQFSDMFALKAVVGLDGMVVERKKEDKSILLGYQQITAGLRPEVKIGKSLSLRITGGSVLVRSFSENDRSLKSFFKEKKQKDPSFTNSFYAAVALRWNLP; encoded by the coding sequence ATGAGAAAAGGTCTTTTGATCACTTTTTATTGTATGACCCATTTTTTTTATTGGGCAAACGCACAATCCGGAATATCCGGAGAATTGAAAACGGAATACATACCTTATTCCAATTATATCCGTCCGGAGGACAGCACTAAAACTAATTCAAAAAGTAACTTTCGCCGAATACAAATGAATCTTAGTATTCCTTTGTCTGTAAAAAAAACAGAGGATGGAAAGGTAAAAGCATGGTCACTATTGGTAAGTGGCTCTTATGCTAAGCTGTCTCATAAAGACTATGCTACACAACTATTTCCGGATCAGATGCTGAACGCTCAGATTGGACTGCAGCATATAAGGCCATTAGGAGGGAAATGGAGCATGATGATTATGGGAACTGTTGGTGTCTATACTGATTTGGAAAACGTAGACAAGAGTGATATCCTAGGGCAGGGTGGCGTAGTATTTATAAAACAGTTTAACCCTAATTTGGCCTTTGGATTTGGACCGGGAATAACAACAGCTTTCGGTGTCCCGATGATTATGCCTTTTATTTATCTGGACTGGAAAACAGGTACTAAATTTAAGGTTAGTGTCAAATTCCCGGAAGAAGCTACTGTTGGCTATCAGTTCTCTGATATGTTTGCTTTAAAAGCTGTAGTGGGATTAGACGGTATGGTAGTAGAGAGAAAGAAGGAAGATAAATCAATACTATTAGGCTATCAACAGATAACAGCAGGATTAAGGCCCGAAGTAAAGATCGGAAAATCATTAAGCCTGCGTATTACCGGCGGGAGTGTGCTTGTAAGGTCTTTTAGTGAGAATGACCGTAGCCTGAAAAGTTTCTTTAAAGAGAAAAAGCAAAAAGATCCAAGTTTTACAAACTCGTTTTATGCAGCTGTAGCGTTGCGTTGGAATCTTCCATAG
- a CDS encoding glutamate synthase subunit beta → MGKTDGFLLYERELPVKELAESRVKHYQEFQHLPSAELLNNQAARCMNCGIPFCQSGCPLGNVIPEFNDAVYNNQWKKAYDILSTTNNFPEFTGRICPAPCEGSCVLGINELPVTIEEIEKNIIETAFREGYVKPQIAISRTGKKVAVVGSGPSGLAAADQLNKMGHLVTVFERDSEAGGLLRFGIPDFKLDKKIVERRIRLMEQEGIVFKTNTNVGTDYSAEELDRNFDAVVLALGSTIPRDLPIPNREAKGIYFAMEFLKQSNKRVSNIGFQEEEINVEGKKVLVIGGGDTGSDCIGTSNRQGAEQILQIEIMPMPPMQRDETMPWPMFPMVLKTTTSHDEGCERKWMINCKEFLKDEHGHLKGVRATEVEWAKDPVTKRYTSFVEKPGSEFIIDCDYAFLAMGFLHVQHKGLVEALDIQLDPRLNLIGNDTEYKTNQDKIFTCGDARRGQSLVVWAITEGRKCAEKVNIYMKDE, encoded by the coding sequence ATGGGAAAGACAGACGGATTTTTATTATATGAGAGAGAGCTACCGGTAAAAGAACTGGCGGAAAGCAGGGTGAAACACTATCAGGAATTCCAGCACTTACCATCGGCTGAATTATTAAATAACCAGGCAGCCCGTTGCATGAATTGTGGAATACCTTTTTGTCAGAGTGGTTGCCCGTTGGGGAATGTGATTCCGGAATTTAATGATGCCGTATACAATAATCAGTGGAAGAAGGCATATGATATACTTTCTACAACCAATAACTTTCCTGAATTTACCGGAAGAATTTGTCCGGCGCCTTGTGAAGGATCATGTGTACTTGGGATAAATGAATTACCGGTAACCATAGAAGAGATTGAAAAAAATATTATAGAAACAGCTTTCCGTGAAGGCTATGTAAAGCCTCAGATTGCAATTAGCAGAACAGGGAAAAAAGTAGCAGTAGTGGGATCAGGTCCCTCCGGGTTGGCTGCTGCAGATCAGTTAAATAAAATGGGGCATCTGGTAACTGTTTTCGAAAGAGATTCGGAAGCAGGAGGATTGTTGAGGTTTGGAATTCCGGATTTTAAACTGGATAAGAAGATTGTAGAAAGGCGGATTAGATTAATGGAGCAGGAAGGTATTGTTTTCAAAACCAATACTAATGTCGGGACAGATTATTCTGCAGAAGAACTTGACCGTAATTTTGATGCTGTTGTATTGGCATTAGGCAGTACAATTCCAAGAGATTTACCTATTCCGAACAGAGAAGCTAAGGGTATTTATTTTGCCATGGAATTCCTGAAGCAAAGTAATAAAAGAGTTAGTAATATAGGATTCCAGGAAGAGGAAATTAATGTTGAAGGAAAAAAGGTGTTGGTAATAGGTGGTGGAGATACAGGTTCGGACTGCATTGGTACCTCCAACAGACAAGGGGCGGAACAGATTCTGCAGATTGAGATTATGCCAATGCCACCGATGCAGAGAGATGAAACAATGCCATGGCCTATGTTCCCCATGGTTCTGAAAACAACAACTTCTCATGATGAAGGTTGTGAGAGGAAATGGATGATTAACTGTAAAGAGTTTCTGAAAGATGAACATGGGCATCTGAAAGGGGTCAGGGCTACAGAAGTAGAATGGGCGAAAGATCCGGTAACAAAACGTTATACATCTTTTGTAGAAAAGCCAGGGTCAGAGTTTATTATTGACTGTGATTATGCCTTTTTGGCAATGGGATTTTTACATGTACAGCATAAAGGATTGGTTGAGGCTCTAGATATTCAGTTAGATCCAAGGCTCAATCTGATTGGTAATGATACTGAATATAAAACGAATCAGGATAAAATTTTTACTTGTGGTGATGCCAGAAGAGGGCAATCTTTAGTGGTATGGGCAATTACCGAAGGACGAAAATGCGCAGAGAAGGTGAATATATATATGAAGGATGAATAA
- the dgt gene encoding dGTP triphosphohydrolase, whose amino-acid sequence MNLNTIFTTKRAGVQESTTASRSAYQRDFDRIIFSSAFRRLQNKTQVFPLPGSVFVHNRLTHSLEVASVGRSLGSIIGEHIAENFAADLEEESSLFYQYNLNNVIAAACLCHDIGNPAFGHSGEDAIASYFERNESSLKPHFSEREWNDLINFEGNANAIRVLTQQQIGKSEGGLMLTNTTLASIAKYPCESSAKDFSKKDLQRKKFGFFQSEEKTFEDIASSVNLIQTSDSPVIYKRHPFVWLVEAADDICYNIIDMEDAHRLGIVKTEPCEELFTTLIESVNADDIPRVRKNLEQITNENERISYLRAKVINSLISKTKEIYIKHIPQILDGSLNKSLLGIFGEECDALEKIEKYSIENIYRHRAVVEIENAGYNVMYELLNHFIPSILKEKSARKNYDKMALQLLPKQFVYEGVSDYQKVLGIIDYVSGMTDNYATDIYRKIKGIDIGMTV is encoded by the coding sequence ATGAATTTGAATACGATTTTTACAACCAAGAGGGCAGGAGTACAGGAAAGCACAACGGCATCCAGAAGTGCTTATCAAAGAGATTTTGACAGAATTATTTTTTCATCGGCATTTAGAAGGCTTCAGAATAAGACGCAAGTTTTCCCGTTGCCTGGAAGTGTTTTTGTACATAACAGATTAACTCATTCTCTGGAAGTAGCTTCTGTAGGACGTTCTCTGGGGAGTATAATAGGAGAACATATTGCTGAAAATTTCGCAGCTGATCTGGAGGAAGAAAGTAGTCTGTTTTATCAATATAATCTTAATAATGTTATTGCCGCAGCTTGCCTTTGTCATGATATTGGCAATCCTGCATTTGGGCATTCAGGAGAGGATGCTATTGCAAGTTATTTTGAAAGAAATGAAAGTTCTCTGAAACCACATTTTTCTGAGAGAGAGTGGAATGACCTTATTAATTTTGAGGGAAATGCAAATGCGATAAGAGTTTTAACGCAACAGCAAATTGGAAAAAGTGAAGGCGGATTGATGCTGACAAATACAACATTAGCTTCTATCGCTAAATATCCATGTGAATCATCCGCCAAAGATTTCAGCAAAAAGGATCTTCAGCGCAAGAAATTTGGATTTTTCCAGAGTGAAGAAAAAACTTTTGAAGATATTGCTTCATCTGTTAATCTGATTCAGACTTCAGACTCTCCGGTTATCTATAAAAGACATCCGTTTGTATGGTTGGTAGAGGCTGCAGATGATATTTGCTATAATATCATCGATATGGAAGATGCGCACCGCTTAGGAATTGTGAAAACAGAACCTTGTGAAGAGCTTTTTACGACACTTATAGAATCTGTAAATGCAGATGACATACCAAGAGTCAGAAAAAACCTTGAACAGATCACCAATGAGAACGAAAGGATTTCTTATTTGCGAGCTAAAGTAATAAACTCTTTAATTTCAAAAACAAAAGAAATTTACATTAAGCATATCCCACAAATCCTGGATGGGAGTCTCAACAAATCGCTTTTAGGTATTTTTGGAGAGGAATGTGATGCTTTAGAAAAAATAGAGAAATATTCTATCGAAAATATCTACCGCCACCGGGCAGTTGTAGAAATTGAAAATGCGGGTTATAATGTAATGTACGAGTTACTCAATCACTTTATCCCCTCCATTCTTAAAGAAAAATCAGCCAGAAAGAATTATGATAAAATGGCCTTACAACTTCTACCGAAGCAATTTGTATATGAGGGCGTTTCCGATTATCAGAAAGTATTAGGTATTATAGACTATGTATCGGGTATGACAGACAATTACGCAACCGATATCTACAGAAAAATTAAAGGTATTGATATTGGAATGACAGTATAA
- a CDS encoding TIGR01777 family oxidoreductase, protein METVVITGGSGLIGNHLAKLLVEEDYNVILLSRTPDKNKGSAHIRFAGWNPSTGEIDKKAIEEADYIVHLAGENIGAKRWTNSRKKEIENSRIKSSELLCKSLREIPNKVKAVISASGINYYGGDYDNRMTFDETTPKGKGFLADVCQKWEESIKPVGDMGKRLVIMRTGVVMSPQEGALKEFLKPLSFRIAPILGNGKQRMSWLHLDDITRAYLHSIKNESVEGIYNITAPHAISYHQAIIKIAKTKYRTIFIPLKIPAFILKIMKGEMAEGTVLTGITTNSAKFTNTGFQFLFPIFNRDCIKDLLAK, encoded by the coding sequence ATGGAGACTGTAGTAATTACGGGCGGAAGCGGTTTGATAGGTAATCATCTCGCTAAGCTTCTCGTGGAAGAAGATTATAACGTAATTCTTCTTTCCCGGACCCCCGACAAAAACAAAGGGAGTGCTCATATTCGATTTGCAGGCTGGAACCCATCCACAGGAGAAATTGATAAAAAAGCTATTGAAGAAGCTGATTATATTGTACATCTGGCTGGAGAAAATATTGGCGCGAAAAGATGGACAAATTCCCGAAAGAAAGAAATAGAAAATAGCAGAATAAAGAGTTCTGAGCTATTATGTAAAAGTCTTAGAGAAATCCCTAATAAAGTTAAAGCTGTAATTTCAGCTTCCGGTATTAATTATTATGGTGGCGATTATGACAACCGTATGACCTTTGACGAAACGACTCCTAAAGGAAAGGGATTTCTTGCTGATGTTTGCCAAAAATGGGAGGAAAGCATAAAACCTGTTGGTGATATGGGGAAAAGGTTAGTGATTATGAGAACCGGTGTTGTCATGTCTCCTCAAGAAGGTGCATTAAAAGAGTTTCTGAAGCCTTTAAGCTTTAGAATAGCTCCTATACTCGGAAATGGTAAACAAAGAATGAGCTGGTTGCATTTGGATGATATTACACGGGCTTATCTCCATTCCATAAAAAACGAATCTGTAGAAGGAATATACAACATTACTGCACCACACGCCATCTCATATCATCAGGCTATCATTAAGATTGCGAAAACTAAATACAGAACCATTTTTATACCTCTCAAAATCCCTGCATTTATTTTAAAGATTATGAAAGGTGAAATGGCAGAAGGAACAGTTTTAACAGGTATTACAACAAATTCTGCTAAGTTCACCAATACAGGATTCCAATTTTTGTTTCCTATATTCAACAGAGACTGTATAAAGGACTTGCTAGCTAAATAG
- the gltB gene encoding glutamate synthase large subunit: MKNYGLYRPEFEFDSCGVGFVANIKGVKSHKVVADAITMLENMEHRGATGYESNTGDGAGVQIQIPHELLEEEASTYGIDLPRLGDYGVGMFFFPKNVALIDECKNIIQHAADRLELNILGYRPVPVNNIELGELAKEVEPVMEMIFIEKPFGIDYENSFERKLFVFRNYISNQINNVLQNDPIGFYVASLSCRKLVYKGQLRSIQIRHYFRDLTNPKLTSAFGMVHSRFATNTSPTWSLAQPFRYLAHNGEINTVQGNLNWLKSSQKTFTSPYFTAQEIDMLLPLVTPDQSDSAYLDNMVEMLVHAGRSLPHVMMMLIPEAWDGNEIMEDYKKHFYEFHACVMEPWDGPASISFTDGKIIGATLDRNGLRPSRFCVTSDDMVVMASESGALPVDPAKIIKSGRLQPGKMFLVDLAKGKIISDEELKKEICTSQPYKEWLDSQKIRLEELPAPRIRFTMLQADDIFKYQQAFGYTREDVDQVIKPMALTGKEPIGSMGFDAPLAVLSEKPQHLSSYFKQLFAQVTNPPIDPIRERMVMSLATIIGGNGNVLSEDKNFAHSITLKQPILNNEQLEKLRSIDTGNFQAKTIHTYFKADGNPGSLKRGIDRICRYAMDAVEDGFDVLILSDRAIDSDHVAIPTLLACSAVHHHLVRKGARRKIGIVIEAGDIWEVHHFAALLGFGATAINPYLALASIRQLHLAGEIDGDLEQLKKNYLKSVGDGLLKIFSKMGISTLQSYQGSQIFEIVGINKMVVNSCFTGAISRIEGIGFDEIAKEALIKHNNAFRPVMKQEVLQEGGVYQWKKTGEYHQYNPNTVHLLQQATWKNDYEIFKKYSRAVNIGNDAPVSLRALLELKNDREAIAIEEVEPIENILKRFATGAMSFGSISWEAHTTLAIAMNRIGAKSNTGEGGEDEQRYDLLQNGDSMRSAIKQVASGRFGVTSRYLAEAEEIQIKMAQGAKPGEGGQLPGDKVDSWIGKTRHATPGVGLISPPPHHDIYSIEDLAQLIFDLKNANRHARISVKLVSKAGVGTIASGVAKAKADHILISGYDGGTGASPVSSVRHAGLPWELGLAETHQTLIKNKLRQRVTIQTDGQIKTGRDIVIATLLGAEEWGIATSALIVQGCILMRKCHLNTCPVGIATQNPDLRAKFSGSADHLVNYFKFLATEVRELMAALGFRTIDEMVGQYQCLTKKEKLKHWKHQNINLDDFLQKVENDLPLVKSEDQDNELNDSISWKMLEAAEEALQNTSNIRAFFEVKNTDRAIGTILSHEITKKYKSEGMKEDSLVFDFKGTAGQSYGAFCNKGLTMILEGDANDYFGKGLSGAKLAIKLPEESKIKAHENSIIGNVALYGATSGKAFINGMAGERFCVRNSGATAVVEGVGDHGCEYMTGGTVVILGDVGRNFGAGMSGGIAYVWDINKSLDKNFNPDMADLESLEESDVQLIRQLIEEHVTITGSEIGQYLLSDFEQALGYFVKVYPRDYKKALLKQKENKETN, translated from the coding sequence ATGAAGAACTATGGATTGTACAGACCTGAATTTGAATTTGACTCTTGTGGTGTTGGCTTTGTAGCTAATATTAAAGGAGTTAAAAGCCATAAAGTTGTTGCAGATGCAATAACAATGCTGGAGAATATGGAGCACAGAGGGGCTACCGGTTACGAAAGTAATACCGGGGACGGAGCAGGTGTACAAATCCAGATTCCACATGAACTGCTGGAAGAAGAAGCTTCTACTTACGGAATAGATTTGCCCCGGCTGGGAGACTATGGAGTAGGAATGTTCTTCTTTCCTAAAAATGTGGCACTTATCGATGAATGTAAAAATATTATTCAGCATGCCGCAGACAGACTAGAACTAAATATTTTAGGGTATAGACCTGTCCCTGTAAACAATATTGAGCTTGGTGAACTTGCGAAGGAAGTGGAACCTGTAATGGAAATGATCTTCATCGAAAAGCCTTTTGGAATCGATTATGAAAATAGTTTTGAAAGAAAGCTCTTCGTTTTCCGTAATTATATTAGCAATCAGATAAATAATGTTCTGCAAAATGATCCTATTGGTTTTTATGTAGCTTCACTTTCATGTAGAAAGCTTGTTTACAAAGGTCAATTGAGAAGTATACAGATCAGACACTATTTCAGAGATTTAACCAACCCCAAACTTACTTCTGCTTTTGGTATGGTGCATTCCCGTTTTGCAACCAATACTTCGCCCACATGGAGCCTTGCACAGCCTTTTAGATATTTGGCACATAATGGAGAGATTAACACAGTACAGGGGAATCTTAACTGGTTAAAATCGTCCCAGAAAACATTTACAAGCCCTTATTTTACTGCTCAGGAAATAGATATGCTTTTGCCATTAGTTACTCCTGATCAGTCGGATTCAGCATATCTGGATAATATGGTAGAAATGTTGGTACATGCAGGCCGATCTTTACCACATGTTATGATGATGCTTATTCCTGAAGCATGGGATGGTAATGAGATCATGGAAGATTACAAAAAACATTTCTATGAATTCCATGCCTGCGTAATGGAGCCGTGGGATGGACCAGCTTCTATCTCATTTACGGATGGTAAAATTATCGGAGCTACTCTGGACAGAAATGGACTGCGCCCTTCAAGATTTTGTGTTACTTCCGATGATATGGTTGTTATGGCATCGGAGTCTGGCGCATTGCCTGTGGATCCTGCTAAAATTATAAAAAGTGGGCGTCTTCAGCCCGGAAAAATGTTTCTGGTAGATCTTGCCAAAGGTAAAATTATCAGTGACGAAGAACTTAAAAAAGAAATCTGCACTTCTCAGCCTTACAAAGAATGGCTGGATAGCCAGAAAATACGTTTAGAAGAACTGCCGGCGCCGAGAATACGTTTTACTATGCTACAGGCGGATGACATTTTTAAATATCAGCAAGCATTTGGTTATACACGTGAAGATGTAGATCAGGTTATTAAACCTATGGCACTTACCGGAAAAGAACCTATTGGCTCTATGGGATTCGATGCTCCACTGGCTGTGCTTAGCGAAAAACCACAACACTTAAGCTCATATTTCAAACAGTTATTTGCTCAGGTAACCAATCCGCCGATCGATCCTATCCGGGAGCGAATGGTGATGTCTCTTGCTACAATTATTGGAGGAAATGGAAATGTTCTTTCTGAAGATAAAAACTTTGCACATTCTATAACGCTTAAACAGCCTATTCTTAATAATGAGCAGTTGGAAAAGCTTAGGAGTATAGACACCGGGAATTTTCAGGCGAAAACAATTCATACTTATTTCAAAGCTGACGGAAACCCGGGTAGCTTGAAGCGAGGGATAGACCGCATCTGCAGATATGCTATGGATGCAGTGGAAGATGGTTTTGATGTTCTGATTCTTTCAGACAGAGCTATAGATTCCGACCATGTTGCAATCCCTACATTGCTGGCTTGTTCTGCCGTACATCATCATCTGGTAAGAAAAGGAGCCCGACGAAAAATAGGTATAGTAATAGAAGCCGGAGATATATGGGAAGTACATCATTTTGCAGCCTTATTAGGTTTCGGTGCTACGGCAATTAATCCATATCTGGCTTTAGCTTCCATCAGGCAGTTACATTTAGCCGGAGAGATTGATGGTGATCTGGAACAATTAAAAAAGAATTATTTAAAATCTGTCGGAGACGGGCTGTTAAAGATCTTTTCTAAAATGGGAATTTCAACTTTACAGTCATATCAGGGATCCCAGATATTTGAAATTGTCGGCATCAATAAAATGGTTGTGAATAGCTGTTTTACGGGAGCTATATCAAGAATTGAGGGGATTGGATTTGATGAGATTGCCAAAGAAGCACTCATTAAACATAACAATGCTTTCCGTCCGGTAATGAAGCAGGAAGTACTGCAGGAAGGTGGCGTTTACCAATGGAAAAAAACAGGAGAATACCACCAATATAATCCGAATACGGTTCATTTATTACAACAAGCTACATGGAAAAATGATTATGAAATTTTCAAAAAATATTCCAGAGCTGTCAATATAGGAAATGATGCGCCAGTAAGCTTAAGAGCATTATTGGAACTAAAAAATGACCGCGAAGCAATAGCTATTGAAGAAGTAGAGCCTATAGAAAACATACTAAAACGTTTTGCTACAGGAGCGATGTCCTTTGGTTCTATTTCCTGGGAAGCCCATACAACTTTGGCAATTGCAATGAATCGCATCGGAGCAAAAAGCAATACCGGAGAGGGAGGAGAAGATGAACAACGTTACGATTTGTTACAAAATGGTGATAGTATGCGTTCCGCTATTAAGCAGGTTGCTTCAGGGCGGTTCGGTGTAACGAGTAGATATCTTGCAGAAGCAGAAGAAATCCAGATAAAAATGGCACAGGGTGCTAAACCTGGAGAAGGAGGACAGTTACCTGGCGATAAAGTAGACAGCTGGATTGGAAAAACCCGTCATGCTACTCCGGGAGTAGGCTTAATTTCTCCGCCGCCACACCACGATATTTATTCAATAGAAGACTTGGCACAGCTGATCTTTGATCTGAAGAATGCAAACAGACATGCACGAATTAGTGTTAAACTTGTTTCAAAAGCAGGAGTCGGAACTATTGCGTCTGGTGTAGCGAAAGCGAAAGCAGACCATATTTTAATATCAGGTTATGATGGTGGTACCGGTGCATCTCCGGTGAGTTCTGTAAGGCATGCCGGATTACCATGGGAACTTGGACTGGCAGAGACACATCAAACTTTAATTAAAAATAAACTAAGACAACGCGTAACGATTCAAACAGATGGTCAGATAAAGACAGGTAGAGATATTGTTATTGCTACATTACTGGGAGCTGAAGAATGGGGAATAGCAACATCTGCACTTATTGTACAGGGATGTATTCTGATGCGTAAATGTCATCTAAACACGTGTCCTGTAGGTATTGCTACACAAAATCCTGATTTAAGAGCAAAATTCTCTGGTAGTGCGGATCATTTGGTTAACTATTTCAAATTTCTGGCTACGGAGGTAAGAGAGCTGATGGCAGCTTTAGGATTCAGAACAATAGATGAAATGGTAGGACAGTATCAGTGTCTTACCAAAAAAGAAAAATTAAAACACTGGAAGCATCAGAATATAAATCTTGATGATTTTCTGCAAAAAGTTGAAAATGATTTACCATTGGTGAAATCGGAAGATCAGGATAATGAATTGAATGATTCTATATCCTGGAAGATGCTTGAAGCAGCAGAGGAAGCGTTGCAGAATACATCTAATATCAGAGCCTTTTTTGAGGTTAAAAATACAGACAGGGCAATAGGTACTATATTGTCCCATGAAATTACCAAGAAGTATAAATCTGAAGGAATGAAGGAAGATTCGCTGGTATTCGACTTCAAGGGAACTGCAGGGCAAAGCTATGGGGCATTCTGTAATAAAGGACTTACGATGATTTTGGAAGGGGATGCCAATGACTATTTTGGTAAAGGTCTTTCTGGTGCCAAGCTGGCTATAAAATTACCTGAAGAATCTAAAATTAAAGCACATGAAAACAGTATTATTGGTAATGTAGCTTTATATGGAGCCACTAGCGGAAAAGCTTTTATTAACGGAATGGCTGGAGAACGTTTTTGTGTCCGCAATTCCGGAGCGACGGCTGTAGTAGAAGGAGTAGGCGATCACGGATGCGAATATATGACAGGAGGAACAGTTGTTATTTTAGGAGATGTCGGAAGGAATTTTGGAGCGGGGATGAGTGGAGGAATCGCGTATGTGTGGGATATTAATAAATCTCTGGATAAGAATTTTAACCCGGATATGGCAGATCTGGAGTCATTGGAGGAATCTGATGTTCAGTTAATCAGGCAATTAATAGAGGAACATGTTACCATTACAGGGAGTGAAATAGGTCAATATTTACTGAGTGATTTTGAACAAGCATTGGGGTACTTTGTAAAGGTATATCCGAGAGATTATAAAAAGGCTTTACTAAAGCAAAAAGAAAACAAAGAAACTAATTAG